Sequence from the Tripterygium wilfordii isolate XIE 37 chromosome 10, ASM1340144v1, whole genome shotgun sequence genome:
cccctgtaattaaaaagagaaaagaaaagatatagTATATAtctatttcaaaatatttatgtTAATTTTACAATAATTAAATCTAATTGAATCATTGAAATTAATTGCATATATCGACTTTCCAGTTTTGTCAAAAAATAAAGGGCATAAAtagcaaaaaaataataatgaaagaATACATTAATGTTACAAATTAAGGAGACATATATTATGATTAAACATTATTAATTCCTAATATATGAAAAATCTTAATATAGAGatagaaaaccaaaaaatagggaaaaagacttaaaagtttcaaaacgTTTCAGGCTTAATGAGTACTTGTAACGCCTTATgaataaaatagaaaagaaaatcatttgCAAACATTGCACTTATGGGGTGCTTAATTCCAATATTGTCAAAtccaaaattgacaaaaaagGGTTCCCTCTATGTGGTAACACCATAACCATACTTAatcacaaaattaattttactcCATGTATAAATCATAAACCCTAGCCCCCCAATTGAGCTCATACTGTTTGTTTTTTTCAACACAAATCAAAGTCTACTTCAGAAAAGATAATGTCAAAGGTAGCAACAAACCCctcattgattttattattattgatgaaCTATGTGGGTGATAGCtcagttggtgaatctctctggaATCAAACAGTATGGACTcgggaggtcttgagttcgattcccacttGGGAGTAATACCATATGGGCCGCGTTGCTGAGTGTTGGTCTAACTTACCCTGTTGTTAGGTAGGAAACTTCTATGCACGCGGGTATGAAGGTCTAAGTTTAGGcccatatcggatgttcaaaaaagaaatttgtaTAGTGTtattctcggttaccaaaaaaatgaacCGCGTGTGGGTTACGTTTGttaatttctatttttgttgtttgtgacagaaaaagaacaacaacaatcaaaacaatGGAGAGCAGAAGGTTGAGGCAACAACAACAAAccaggaaaagaaagaagagaagaacaacaacaataaaGAGGCTGTCTTTAAGACTCACATACACTGTGAAGGCTGTTCCAACAAGGTTTCTGATTGTCTAAGAGGATATTTTGGTAATTGATTAATGCAAACTTCAATttgtttatcttcttcttctgatattaaaatttttgtttgtgATTTATCTTTTTTAAGATTTAATTTAATGTGTGATATTTTGGGCTAATAATCAGGCGTTGAAGAAGTTGTAATAGACAAGGCAAACAGTAAAGTGATTGTGAAAGGACAAAAGATTGATCCAATGAAGGTTTTGAAGAGGCTTCAAGATAAGTTTAGTAAGCATGTTGAGTTGATCTCTCCTAAACCAAACCCTAATGCCAGTAACCCTAAAAAGGagacagaaaagaaagaagaggttTGTCCTTAGTTAATTACATTAACAATTTATcatcattattaattttttaatttttttttctatgttttaatttttgtttttttcagcCAAAAATGAAGGTTTTGGTAGTGAAGATGCACATGCATTGTGAAGGCTGTGCAAATGAGATTAAGAAAAAGGTGGAAAAAATGCAAggtaaattaaatatattttaaatatattttttgaaataccactaagaaatatgttttttattagaATCAAATTTTGaggcacacatatgtctaactcagcTGAATGCCAACTaagtcacctctcgttggtaatAAATTTGGAATGTTAaagcttttattattattttttttaggaattATGGTAGTGGAACCAGACATGAAGAAATCAACGGTGGTTATAAGAGGATTATTCGATCCTCCAAAGCTTGTGGAACTGATTAGGAAGAGACTAGGAAAGCACGTGGAGATCTTGACGCAAGAAGATGTGAAGGGAAAAGCCCAGCAGGCCCAAGAGAAAGGCCCAGATGAGAAAAATATGTTCCATTACCCACCCCAATATGCTACACATATTTGCCCTTCACAGATTTTCAGTGACGAAAATGTCTTCTCATGCTCAATCATGTaggaaataattaaaacaaaaattaaaataaacaaattatgaaaaaaaatttgttttttttttggtgggtcGAGACTCGTAATCTCACGTGAGGGTAATCCGATGTATTCATAGTGAATTAGACTCCAAAACAAACAGTATTGTTATGTGAAAGGGTTGAATATCCAACAAGACTTTTTCTAAGCCTAAATACCATAAGCGACATCTTAAAAGAAGAAATTCGTGCAGCCTGATGTATTCAAAGTGAGATTTCCGATAGGTTGATAaactctctctccctctatgACTGATGCATGATGCAATTTGATACCTAACCTACTTTTTAACCTTTATATATGTATCATTTCTTAACCTTTAACGGCCTTCCATGAAGCTTCATTCATCTCAAAACACATGGactccatttcttttactccATGGAAAGAAGAAACTGTGAGATGGGAATATAAAACACCAACCAACCTTTTCAAAAGGAAAAGCACcgtattgattattttttttaaaaaaaaactactagTCACATACAAAGACTCTTTGACATCATCACTATCATACCCATCAAAAGTAAATCCGTGTATCACCAGAGCATACTTGATTACTTCACCTGTTTGGagccatgaaaaaaaataatttatgtgATTTTCTATGATAATTGTATTTGAAttctataaacatatatatagtaacactaatttaataataattattattatattattataacaCAATTCGATATTTGTTGAATGTTTTGTATAGTATTTGTTAAAACTTAACATTTATATTTCATTGACAGTTTCGCAAAGATTGCGCGGGCTCCCGAAAAATAACTAAAATTATTTTGACAATGACCTTAATGTAAAGGCTCATTGAGAGGGTATGTCCATCTCCTTTCACAACctcctttttatttttccattcaaCAGATGTGTGC
This genomic interval carries:
- the LOC120008002 gene encoding heavy metal-associated isoprenylated plant protein 8-like yields the protein MNYVGDSSVGESLWNQTVWTRENNNNQNNGEQKVEATTTNQEKKEEKNNNNKEAVFKTHIHCEGCSNKVSDCLRGYFGVEEVVIDKANSKVIVKGQKIDPMKVLKRLQDKFSKHVELISPKPNPNASNPKKETEKKEEPKMKVLVVKMHMHCEGCANEIKKKVEKMQGIMVVEPDMKKSTVVIRGLFDPPKLVELIRKRLGKHVEILTQEDVKGKAQQAQEKGPDEKNMFHYPPQYATHICPSQIFSDENVFSCSIM